Within Psychrobacter sp. AH5, the genomic segment TTGACTCAGCAGGCGCTCAGCGTGTTGAGCTAGTGACAGGCTCACGGATGAAGCCGGATGCCAAGTACTTTGTTGGCTCTGGTAAAGCGCAAGAAATCGCAGAATTGGTAAGTATGCATGATGCTGATATTGTTATTTTTAATCATAGCTTATCGCCCTCACAAGAGCGTAACTTAGAGGCTTTAGCTAAGTGCCGAGTGCTTGATCGCACCGGTCTGATTTTGGATATTTTTGCACAGCGCGCGCGGACTTATGAAGGTAAGCTGCAAGTCGAGCTGGCGCAGCTAAACCACTTATCGACACGTTTGGTACGTGGTTGGACGCATTTGGAGCGGCAAAAAGGCGGTATCGGGCTGCGTGGTCCAGGTGAAACGCAGCTTGAGACCGATCGTCGTTTATTACAGACGCGTGTCAATCAGCTCAAGTCCAAACTTGAAAAGGTGCGCCAGACTCGTGCTCAAGGTCGCGCCCGCCGGCAAAAATCAGACGTCCCTACCATCTCTCTAGTTGGCTATACCAACGCCGGCAAGTCAACGTTATTTAATCGTTTGGTTGATGAAAATATTTATGCTGCCGATAAGCTGTTTGCTACGCTTGATCCAACGCTACGCCGTTTAGATTGGCAAGGCGTGGGACGGGTAGTATTGGTTGATACCGTAGGTTTTGTTCGTCATTTGCCTCATGAATTGGTCGAATCTTTCCATGCTACTTTGGAGGAAACCTTAGAAGCTGATCTGTTATTACACGTCATTGATTCGGCTAGCGAAGATATGCACGAGCAGATTCAGGCGGTAAAAGAAGTGCTTGCAGAGATTGATAATGATGTGCCCGTGCTCAATGTCTATAATAAAATCGATCTGACCGATGAGCCTGCCCATATAGGTTATGCCAAAGAGGGCGAGCCCAATCGCGTTTATGTGTCGTCAAGAAACAATCTAGGAATGGAAGAGTTAACTCTTGCCGTGCAGCAGCTATTGACTGGTACTTTAACCACTTTTGATCTGACCTTGCCTTATCATGCTGGCCAGTTCAAAAATACCTTGTACGAGCTTGGTGTCATTATGGAGGAGAGCTATGATGACAGTGGTCATGAGTGCTTGACAGTGCGCCTGCCAAGCGAGCGCTTAAAGCAGCTATTAGGCCAAGCAGGCCTAGAGCCACTGGAGGTTTTACCCTTAGCGCAAGCGACTTTGCTTATGCCTATTCTTGAGCCGTTTGAGCAAAAGGACGAGCTGACTGATGACGCTGACAATGAGTTAGTCGAGCTCGAGGATCTAACCTACGAGCAGATATTTGAAACGGACAGTGAACTTGAGACCGACGATACTACTGCCAAAAATAATGACTCAAGTCCGCAGACTTAATGGGTTGAGTTAACACTCTAAACTTAACATCGTTACTAGTTGATGCTCATTTAAATAAATACAGAGTATATTGGCTATTTTTAAGCTGATATGCTCCTTTTTTTATCATTTATTCGCCATTCTCATGCCGCTTAAACTCTTGTTGCAATTTCACAGGCTGCTAAGGTTTATAACACGCTCACTTCTCTATATAATCAGGCGCATTGTCTGCCACTCAACTAAAGTTTTTATCTTATTTTAGACCGTTGAGTAGGGTTCAAAAGCGGAATTATAGCGGTTTATCGACGATATGATTTTTATGGCAAAACACCTCTGTAATAGTCACTCCGGCTAGGATGATTTATGAAAGCTCTTAATCAAACAAAACTTCCTTTATGGTTAGCCTTACTTTTGACCCTTGTCATGGTCATCTTAGTGCGCGAGTCAGCCTTAGTGCTCTGTCAGTGGCTAGGTATCGAAAAAGCCGCCAATATCGTCGGTTTAGTAGCGATGTTTTTGATTTTGGTGGTTTGGCGTTTGCTTAGAGGTCTTCCTAACTGGATAACTAAAGCCAGTAATGTACTGCTAGTCGATAGCGGTTTTGCTTTTTTGCCCGTGTCAGCAGGCGCTGGTATTTTATTGTTTGAATTGGGTGATGAGTTTTGGGGAGTGATGCTAACTATGGTCATCAGTACCTTAATACCACTTTGGGGCTTAGCGCTGTTAGCCAATCGCTGGCTAAATGCTAACGCTGATAGCGAAAAAACTCCTAGTACAGCGACCCATAAAATAACTGACAAGCCGCAGTAGCCATAAGCGTTGGAGAGTAATAATGATGTTTGATAGTGTGTTTATGGCTACTATTGCAGCGATAATATTGACTCTAGTCGCGCATGTTATTGCTCGCGTTTTAGCCAAAAAGATATCCTGGCTACCTATGGTAATTACCGCTTTAGTGCTAGTGTTGATTTTATTATTTATCACTCAGTGGGATTATGAGCATTATTATAGTGTCGCCAAGCCAGTATTTGATCGCCTACTTGGCTATGTCACCGTATTGTTAGCTATACCACTAGCAGCGATGAACTTTAAAGGGTTACCGGTCAAGCGTTTATCTATTATTGTAGTCATCGCCAGTGTAGTTGGTGCCTTGTTGCCCATGGCTCTTGCCTATCTCTTCTCCCTTAGCCACGATACTTTATTGTCTTTTGCCACCCGCTCAGTGACTACCCCTATCGGTCTGAGTGTCGCTGATCTGATTAAAGCCCCATTAGCGATGGCAAACCTGATCATTATTGTCTCTGGACTGATTGGCGCTACATTAGCTAGATTTTTATTCAAAGGCATCAGTGATGATCGAGTCAAAGGTTTGGCTTTAGGACTTGCTGCTCACGCTTTCGGGACAGTAGAAGCTTGGCAAATCAGCCCTACAGCGGGGCGTTACGCTGCATTCGGTTTAGCGGTTAATGGTCTACTAACGGCAATTTGGGTACCTATATTTATCAGCGCCTTCAACATCTAACAATGTCTTCAACCTCTAAATGTTAGTGCTAAAATTAGCGCTAAAAAGTGATTACTATCAGTATAATAGGGTAAAAATTTATTTTATGTTATAGTAAGCCAATATTATATTTTGTATTTATTATCAAGGTTTTGTTACTATCAAACGAACGATTTGCTATTAACCGATAAAGAGTGATTTCTATATGATGAATACTGCCCCTTTATTGAGCCGTTGCTTGTCTTGTCTTATGCTATTTTCTATTCCCCTGTCTGCCCTAACGATTACTGCCCATGCGGGTAATATGTACATCTACGAGAGCAGTACTGGGCAAGCACTCCTCACTAATATCAGTAATCCTAGTGGCAACTTTGATAAATTTACCAAAAAAGTCAAAGTCACTTATTATAAAGACTCAGG encodes:
- the hflX gene encoding ribosome rescue GTPase HflX, encoding MEYFERYEGGERAILVHLDIRQIQDPDDLTEFELLVDSAGAQRVELVTGSRMKPDAKYFVGSGKAQEIAELVSMHDADIVIFNHSLSPSQERNLEALAKCRVLDRTGLILDIFAQRARTYEGKLQVELAQLNHLSTRLVRGWTHLERQKGGIGLRGPGETQLETDRRLLQTRVNQLKSKLEKVRQTRAQGRARRQKSDVPTISLVGYTNAGKSTLFNRLVDENIYAADKLFATLDPTLRRLDWQGVGRVVLVDTVGFVRHLPHELVESFHATLEETLEADLLLHVIDSASEDMHEQIQAVKEVLAEIDNDVPVLNVYNKIDLTDEPAHIGYAKEGEPNRVYVSSRNNLGMEELTLAVQQLLTGTLTTFDLTLPYHAGQFKNTLYELGVIMEESYDDSGHECLTVRLPSERLKQLLGQAGLEPLEVLPLAQATLLMPILEPFEQKDELTDDADNELVELEDLTYEQIFETDSELETDDTTAKNNDSSPQT
- a CDS encoding CidA/LrgA family protein, which codes for MKALNQTKLPLWLALLLTLVMVILVRESALVLCQWLGIEKAANIVGLVAMFLILVVWRLLRGLPNWITKASNVLLVDSGFAFLPVSAGAGILLFELGDEFWGVMLTMVISTLIPLWGLALLANRWLNANADSEKTPSTATHKITDKPQ
- a CDS encoding LrgB family protein, whose translation is MMFDSVFMATIAAIILTLVAHVIARVLAKKISWLPMVITALVLVLILLFITQWDYEHYYSVAKPVFDRLLGYVTVLLAIPLAAMNFKGLPVKRLSIIVVIASVVGALLPMALAYLFSLSHDTLLSFATRSVTTPIGLSVADLIKAPLAMANLIIIVSGLIGATLARFLFKGISDDRVKGLALGLAAHAFGTVEAWQISPTAGRYAAFGLAVNGLLTAIWVPIFISAFNI